Below is a genomic region from Gasterosteus aculeatus chromosome 2, fGasAcu3.hap1.1, whole genome shotgun sequence.
AACGACGTTCGCTTTAATACAtatgataataaaataataattgaatatttatttcCTAACTTTATGGAACTGCCATAGTAAATCTCTGCAGTGCTACTTTATCATCACTGCTGTACCTTGGGGCATCAGAATAAGCACTTGGATCCATGGGGTCCATCTCGTCATCTTTTCTCCCTGAAAGGAAAATGAATATGCATCGTCCATTCATGTAAAAGAGCATCATTGACTTTGAATGCTTGTCTCGTTTGATGCCGATGTAAAGCATtacctcttttgtttttgctgtacGGCGCTGGTTCCTCTCTCCTCGGCTTTCTtctctcccgctccctcccttcgtccctctctcgctctctctcccgttCCCGTTCCCTCTCCcgttctttttctctttcccgctcccgctctctctctagCTTCTCAAACGGCCTCTCGAttctttcatctcctccctcagctgaatcatgaaaataaaataaaaggcaatggtcacaaaataaaaccaaacaaactctAATCTCTGATTATTTGCTGAATGGTGATCAAACCAGCAATGATTTACATGTGATGCATCAGAAGTACACAACAGATCTCCATAGTGATTCCAACGTGCCAGTCATCAAAATGTTATAGAGGCTTTAAAATGTCACACCTCTTATTTTCTTGGCAGGTTTTGTTACCACTGAAGTTGCGTCATTCGGGGACAGCCAGGCCACCAAATCCGTCTCCACGTTCCAGTAATAAGGAAGGCCGCTGTGGATGGACAGGAGAGAAACTCAAAACAGTTggattggcaaaaaaaaaaaaaaaaagatctttgcATAGTTTAGTAGTATAATCATCGATGAAGTACAATGTATTTCTTTAACacaacacaaagcagcagagaagCTCATCCTAAATGAATGCAGACAAAAAGCTATTGACAAAAAAGCTGAAGCTATTGTCTCCATAACTATTAAATAAACATGACAGAATAATAGAATAAGTTTCAACTTCAACAGTAAATGTTCATGGTCTCATTTTTATCCAATTACGGCAGTTTTCTCTTTACTACTAATGAACAAATCTTTCTCCAACCCCAAAATGTGGAACAAAATCCTCTAGATTAacggagcacaaacacacacagatccatgGTGACCTCTTTAAATCAGACATGTCAAATCCAGAATAAGGTCGACACGTCTGTGTAATCTGTTGGGAGAACTGCGTACGTACCAAGCCGGGTCAAACACTTTATACCAGTTCGGGGGAAGACTTTCCACTCTCGTCGCTTCATAATCCACGTTGTTGTCATCGTAATCTTCAGCAATAATCTCCTCATCTGCCTCTGGATGAATAGGAGGACAAAAGATTTGTTacgtgacacaaaaacaaaaataagtacGTAAAAAATGTGTGAACCCGGCGTTTTTCTCGTCCCGTGTATCGTCACCTTGGTCTGACGGTTTCACGATCCCTCTCTTGGCCAAGCGGGCCAGCAGTGCCGCGGGAAGAGGCATCCTGcaacagagagaagggaggcatTGCTCATCATGACGAGGCAACGAGACAGAACGCAGTCAATCACAACCTTCATCAGCTAGAAGCAGGAAAAACACGGATAACCGTCTCCGTTCTAAAGAATTACACTTAcgcaattactgaaattgataAGTAGTTTCACTATTATCCAGTTTTCTTATGTTCTTAGATACATTTATTGTTCCCTGTGGCTGTGTTATCTTACCGGACTTGTGTGTGAGTTCGATACAATGGTGGAACAATAGATTGAATCTCcaaattattaatttattcacAGTCTTGGGTCGATATCTTTGACTTGTGCGGCAGTGAATTAAATATAAGGTTAGTTAGATTTTGGACTGGACAAGCAATAAAATGAAGTTATTGGGTCTTTAATACATCCACACACCAAACAATTGTTCAATTACCCAAAATGAATTAAGTAAATTAATGGGTTATTTGCACCTTTAATAGCAAAATGCATTtttggtccccccccctcaccctacACTATGATTCATTTCGATAGTTAATACTACGAATTCAGGTGGATTATTTTCTTTGGCTTTTAGTGTACGTACAATTAAAAACGTTATTAATAAAGTGGGCAAGcgttatttaatatttctagaAAGGTCTCATTGTAAGAACCCGTCCTGTAATGTTAGTTATGAGCCACGGTGGCTCCGGTCAAACGTCAGCTagggaagctaagctaacgttaccttTTGCAGCTCGGGTTCGTCTTCTAAAAAGATCTGCATTTTTAATGAACCTCTTTATGCACAAGAAAACgtgtattttcattaaatagcAGCACCCCACGACCAGAAACTTTAGATGGAGCAGCTGAATGCGGTCAAGCCAGACTCCACTTTGAAAAACAGTCAGCCAGCCAGCCTGcacgtgcgcgcgtgtgcgagGCATTACGGTAAAGGCGTGCAGGAactgacttcaaaataagagcgaTGCTCCAGTGAGCGTGATAAAACGCGTCACATTCATTCGGTTAGTCAGTCAATGCGTTGTTATTTTTTGTCTAGATTTTCAAAAGTGAAGCCCTTCAAAATCTCCTTCGTGAGCCAACTTCAAATCGCTTTCACAAGCCATTTTAACGTTATCTCTTTgttaatttagtttaatttattcatgtatCTATTTGTTTATGCGACGATATTGATGTATAAATGAATTAATCTATCATGTAGACCTATTAACTGATTCACTAAATGAATGTGATATTTCTTATCACGTTTACTGGAACGTAGCTCTTATTATGTAGTCAGTTCCTACACGCTCTTACCGTAATGCCTCAATCACACGCGCACCGCGGAAGAGCCTGCGGGCTGGCTTGACCGCGGTGGTAACTGGTTGATTAAATATCAAAGAAACGCACAGACCTGTGCACATATACCACCAAAACTACACCAACACTAAAGAGTtcacttaaaaacaaaactgaaagaATGGGAATCTATTTCTCATTACCTTTGCTTTTTTTAGGATGATCGCCTCTCTAATCTGTGAGTGGACACGACTTTCCACAACGGCACACGGCGCGCACAATGATGACGTAAGCACCGCTCTCTTCACAGCAACAAACATGGAGGAATATGCCCGTGAACCTTGGTgagattacctttttttttaatataaacatTTCCTTTCTTTGTACATTAAAACATGTTGACCTCGGAAATagcttttattttcaattcGAGGTTCAAGTTGTTTTGCGGTCAAACGCAGAGGCAGTGTGCGCTAGCCGGCTAGCTTAGTGGAGGCTCAGGGATATAAAGAGATAAAGCTGCATTCAGTTACACGGCTTCTGCTCTGAGCTCCTGCAACCTCTGACATGAATGAGTCTGTCTAAAGGACAGCTGACCAGATGGACCACATGAACAAAATATAATTCACActtcagcttcttttttttaaaaatgtgtgcaTTTGATCAAATTTGACCCACtgaacacagagagaaagacgacACATTATAGTTAATGACAGGGGACCACGGCTAAAGTATTACTGGTAGGGGCCTTTCCAGAATCCCTGGCTATGaatgttcaaacaaacaaattgtaacttttaatagaaaatatgaaatgcagctgttgcagaaaaataaaattgttaTTAAAATAATTCTGTGCATATTTGTTTGTACTTTAGTTGGACTAAAATAATCAAccatgtttctttttgtagagCAATTTATTCATCAACAAAATATGACAGAAAATACTAAAGAATACACCCATTGGATGTTTTTCAATGCGCAACAATCGCAGCAAGTGATCTTTTCCAATTGTTTTACAGTCTATTAATCAGCAGGTTCAGTGCCACGAAGGTAATGATTTGAAGGCGGCTTCAGTTAAACTCTGAAGCAGCTGCTCAAATAACTGACAACCATTGCTGTAGCACATTGCGAATTCTGTCAGTACCAATCTTCTCTCCATGATAAACTATTTGAATGCGATTCCAGTGTGGAAAATTGACGCATTGCGTGTCAAAGCCaatgtctgttgtttttgtatgtttttatcttCACTTCTTAATGCATCCCTCTAGTCCCTGGAGAATAGTGGATGACTGTGGAGGCGCTTTCACCATGGGTGTCATTGGAGGAGGGGTGTTCCAGGCGATCAAGGGCTTTCGTAACGCCCCGGCAGTGAGTCCACGTCATCATTTGATCATCACATGCTACAGCAATAGGTTTTTAAAGGCAGCATTGAACAGTGATCTAATGTTTTTAGGGTGTCGGACACAGACTGAGAGGAAGCGCAAATGCAGTGCGAATGAGAGCTCCTCAGATCGGAGGTGAGGACGTCTCCTTTTGAAACCACGAATTGTTCCTCCTGGAGTCCTGTTATGCACACGGGAAATGATGGAATCCAATACTATCACTCCCAATGTACATTAAATGATTTACCTGCACAagggtttgtttattttggtcCAGTTGGATCACTTACTTTgcctttaattattattattggtgtTCAGGTAGCTtcgctgtgtggggggggctctTCTCCACCATCGACTGCGGGTTAGTTCGCTTGAGAGGGAAAGAGGATCCTTGGAACTCTATAACAAGTGGAGCACTTACTGGGGCCATCCTGGCAGCACGCAGTAAGAGGCGGCCTATATATCACAATTACGTGAGCACATCAAATTAACTGTGATTTAATCAATTCAGTGTTTTTCCCCCAGGTGGGCCGTTAACTATGATGGGCTCTGCCATGATGGGCGGGATTCTGCTCGCTCTAATTGAGGGATTTGGGATCCTTCTGACCAGATATACAGCAAAGCAGTTCCAGAACTGTAAGTGAAGCTGATTGAGTTTTTCGCAAATTACATTTTCCGTGGCTGTTatcaatatttttatattaagtaAAGGGCCTCTTAAACGGATATGAATCCTTTCctttattcatttctgtatttctatgAATAACTGCTGAAATCTAGAAAAGGAGGCACTAAGGCTGAACATCTCACTGTGGAGCCAGAAGTCTCGGTGCAGCTACGCGTATTAGatgcaacacttttttttgaaaatcatgCAGAGGCACGGACCGatttcacagcagacatttttACCTGGTGTAGCGGAAAACGCAAAGGTGTCACTGATAACGATGGCTCAGTTCCATCCACGACAATGAGACCGAGCGATAACCACAAACTGAAGGAGTTCAGTAATTatgccattttattttgaacacaTATGGTTTTTCCATTCTGACATTACCGAAATACCTTCCATGCTAAAAAAATCATGTATGAATAATATTTACACCATGAATGAAAAGGTTACTGCTATTAAATCCCTTCTGGTTTTCTACAGCTATTCCATTCGCAGAAGATCCCAGTCAGCTGCCTCCGAAGGATGgag
It encodes:
- the pqbp1 gene encoding polyglutamine-binding protein 1, encoding MPLPAALLARLAKRGIVKPSDQEADEEIIAEDYDDNNVDYEATRVESLPPNWYKVFDPACGLPYYWNVETDLVAWLSPNDATSVVTKPAKKIRAEGGDERIERPFEKLEREREREREKERERERERERERERDEGRERERRKPRREEPAPYSKNKRGRKDDEMDPMDPSAYSDAPRGTWSTGLPKRNEAKTGADTTAAGPLFQQRPYPSPGAVLRANAANQIPKE
- the LOC120828762 gene encoding mitochondrial import inner membrane translocase subunit Tim17-B gives rise to the protein MIASLICEWTRLSTTAHGAHNDDVSTALFTATNMEEYAREPCPWRIVDDCGGAFTMGVIGGGVFQAIKGFRNAPAGVGHRLRGSANAVRMRAPQIGGSFAVWGGLFSTIDCGLVRLRGKEDPWNSITSGALTGAILAARSGPLTMMGSAMMGGILLALIEGFGILLTRYTAKQFQNSIPFAEDPSQLPPKDGGQQQQPRGAEGGFQ